The genomic DNA GTAAATTGCAATAGCAAGTGTAACAATTGTTTACAGAGTCTTTAAAACATCAAATATGTATCTTAAACCCAATAAATATCATCCATATGATTGTCAACACCTTGGGGTAGGTCTGGTGTGATAAGATTTCATTTGTTGAATCGAATGTGTTCTTATCTATACATAAAACACACGTCATCTTGTCCATAAGGTTTGACGAACGTATATAACTTAAACATTCCACTAGTAACATGAATACTTACTTTTTTCAGTTTAAAATGACTGAGGAGCAACTAAATAATTTGTCTGTGAAAGATGAGGATGATGATGTAGTGGATCCATGGACTGTCACAGGGAAGTCAGAAACTGGCATTGactatgacaaattaataagtaagtacctagtaattaataaaaaaatatattcagttctttttaaaatatatttataatattcggTGGCACTGCTGGTTGTTGGACCAaggttttattaataaaatcattATTTAGTTTTTCATCAACTTTGATATTAATTTGAGGGTTCTTATTTCAGAAAGATTTGGCAGCCAAAAGATAGATCAAGAGTTAATAAATAGATTCGAAAAGGTCACTGGGAAGAAAGGTAATGTTGCTAACAGTTCCTTTTATAAAtgttctataaaaaaatacaataatatagaAATAAAGCTAAATAAGAGATGAGGAGATAGCTAAGAAAGAGGTGCTATGTGGTCTGCTTTTAGGCATATAATTATATAACCATTAGTATAACCAAGAGGTAACCCTGCCTGACATCCCACCATAGcctccctttcttactttttaaaactgccttacgtcccatttattaaccatcctccattcataccataaacaatcaaattcccattcattatccttccatagtattctcactttcctacataatattatatatatgccACACAGCACTTCTGGCTTAGCTATCATCTGTACTATTTTTCTATGGATTTGCCAGTGTGCAttgatgtatattatgttactacagTACCTGTATGTCACAATAAATGTGAATTTTTTGGGATGTTTCTTAACTAaaagttaatttttttatatttatttgtttgtctgtgtatttttaatattgaaaatatatttattttgtgcaagataatcaacaaaataaaaacaaacaattggTGTAGTAGAGTATTTTAGGTTAAACAATGTTCCCTTGACATTCTAGCACACCCGTTTCTCCGACGTGGCATATTCTTCTCTCACCGTGACTTGCACAATATTCTGAACTTGGCGGAACAAGGCAAGAAGTTTTACCTCTACACCGGCCGGGGGCCCTCCTCGGAGAGCATGCACATAGGCCACATGATCCCTTTTATGTTTACAAAGTAAGTGCTATAAATATATAACTACTCCTTAGTCACAGACAGCACCTTATGCCGCCTGCATGGTGGAGGAGACAGCAGTTTATGTTCTACTGGAGTGTGGAGGCATGACAGGGTGCCGCCCCGAGGTAGTCAGCAATATGAGAGGATTGTTAGATTTCCTTGGGGAATCAGGCTGGCTGGAGTGATCCAGCCGTCtcaggtatcacgcaaaataggcgctcAGAAGTCAACTTAACTTTATTCAAAACACAATTCTTTAAattctttataagacacaacatttgccttctctttaatttgtgtTCAAGAACTTATTAGAAGGGTGAATATTGCATTATAAAAGGCAGGCAGGTATGTAGTGCTTCAACTGGGCTGATTTTATCATCAGAGAGAACCAAAGCCctatataaaatacacaaaaataaacataaattttcttataaatcaacaaacaaattaataaaatatgtaatatgtatgtattaatataatgtttttttttaatatacataaattttCTCTTCACAGATGGCTACAAGACGCATTCAACGTGCCGCTGATTATCCAACTGACTGACGATGAGAAGGCCCTGTGGCGCGACATCAAGATAGAGGAGGCGCGCAAGATGGCCTACAACAATGCTAAGGACATTATTGCTGTTGGATTTGACGTTAAAAACACCTTCATATTTAATGATCTCGACTTTATTGGGTATGTAAAGGTTGGCAGTTGTAAGAAATTAGTTAAAATGCTTGTTACCATCACACCCCcgacccccgtggtccagtggttgagcgttgggctcacgatccggaggtcctgggttcgattcctggtcatatcacaaagatgactttgcggtccctagtttggttaggacattacaggctgatcacctgattgtccgaaagtaagatgatccgtgcttcggaaggcacgttaagccgttagcctCGCACATCTCTCTCGGCAACTCTTCACTCCCACTAGCGgatgaactaggtttaccttaaTTCTCCCCCTCCCCgtcgatcttactttagtcttcaatatcAATAACgttaaaaattaagcaaaattttgaaaaaacccacgacggtaaaaatctcatcgaaaaagaataaaataactcaaaacccccgacttaacccaattattatgtaacgaaatattataatagactagagttgatatctcgagaaatcggtaatagatatacttaagtacctaaacaatgaatatggatgtttacagttttttcctaacgtgtctgtttctcgaagatatacttaaatgtagcaataataattttaccataatacataaccgaggaatatccgtcgggggctgccattaacccagctaaagtttttctagtgatgTGAATacaattgtaattataattgtaagtaatgttttacttttgcacaaacgcacacacaaacatctctcaccctaaacgcatatacctgctccgttccgtcgtgggtaaaaatgtaGTGTATGAAGTGTAACGGGTGGCCTTACgttctttttctactcctctactttaatctggcatttaaataaccaaaaagtctaatataagtacatacataattaaactctttgaaaaagtgtacgctctatggcctataaaagcattgtttacaaagtgtaactgtactataatgtcgccaaaaaagcattgttgttgttttttttttttgacctggaaactggcacctttactttgtttggtgccatagatatactataaaaaaaaagtatacatttgccgccattttcccgcgcgttggaaaataaattggaaaatttttgtttcatttaaaattacgtcgtcgtagaaaaagtattgtatgcaacgttgtataactaggtcaaaaaatgctcgtggcgtctcttattgcgatgttcgccaaggctcacatcgcaactcacgccactcgcattttttgacccttcttatacaactgttgcataaaatactattattcaaTGATTCAATGTCTGTATAAATTCATTCTAGCCAATGCCCAGCGTTCTACCAGAACATGCTGCGGATACAGAAGTGCGTGACGTACAACCAGGTGAAGGGCATCTTCGGCTTCGGAGACTCTGACGTCATCGGCAAGATCACCTTCCCCTCCATAGAGGCCGCGCCCGCGTTCTCAACCAGCTTCCCTTTCATATTCGATAACAAAGTTGTgagtattaatataataataataataataaaatatttatttcagattctgcatccatataatgttagttaaacaatagagacttacgaactatgttagtatattaaattaaatgacattactTGGCCACACGGCGTATAGGTAACACGTGAGTCATAACCCAGTGTTTCCAGAATGGGCCATCCATCCTCTCTGCTACGATTCTTAGAAGACTGTTGGCGCTGCCACGTACTCTCGTTATTAGGGAACTGACTCGCTTGCGAACGATAGCATGGAAGCCATCAGTATGCGCATCAGCAAACATTGCAGACGCACTACAGTAACGTGGAAGCCCCAACAATGATCTAAACACATTGTTATATAGGACCCGCAGAGCGCTGTAAGCTTTTTGAGTAAAGTTGATCCATATGCTGCAGGTGTAAAAAGATTGGCAGTATGCCTTAAACAATGTAATTTTCACTTCTTTAGTACACCGAGCAAACCTACGAATCAACATATTACTCCTCACTGACAACGCCCTACGTTCCCTCTCTATGTCCATGTCATCATTTTGCGATGCAGTGACCCAATGCCCCAGATATTTAAATTCTGACACTATTTTCAGAGGAGTGCCCTCAAGAGTGACCGGCGGCGGTACATATTGTTGCTCTTTAGTACCTACTCTGAAAATCAGCAACTCACTCTTTTTGGCGTTATATCTGAGGCCATGGACCTCCGCGTATCGCTCACAAATGCCGATAAGCTTCCTCAGAGCGCTAATTGATGGGCTCAGCAGCACCATATCATCAGc from Pectinophora gossypiella chromosome 18, ilPecGoss1.1, whole genome shotgun sequence includes the following:
- the LOC126375210 gene encoding tryptophan--tRNA ligase, cytoplasmic, translating into MTEEQLNNLSVKDEDDDVVDPWTVTGKSETGIDYDKLIKRFGSQKIDQELINRFEKVTGKKAHPFLRRGIFFSHRDLHNILNLAEQGKKFYLYTGRGPSSESMHIGHMIPFMFTKWLQDAFNVPLIIQLTDDEKALWRDIKIEEARKMAYNNAKDIIAVGFDVKNTFIFNDLDFIGQCPAFYQNMLRIQKCVTYNQVKGIFGFGDSDVIGKITFPSIEAAPAFSTSFPFIFDNKVLPCLIPCAIDQDPYFRMTRDVAARLKLPKPALLHAAFLPALQGAQHKMSASDPNASIFLNDTAKQIKNKINKYAFSGGQATVEEHREKGGNTEVDISYKYLTFFLDDDERLAQIKKDYESGQLLTGELKKIAIDTITPIITEYQARRAAVTDDVMREFFKIRPIQV